Below is a genomic region from Seriola aureovittata isolate HTS-2021-v1 ecotype China chromosome 23, ASM2101889v1, whole genome shotgun sequence.
TTTTAGATATCTCCTCCACTCCAATACAGTTAAATTCAAATCAGTACAACTTTTTTGTCCTTAGAAAGGCAACTGTATGCAGCAGCAAGACTAGGCATGACAAACTGTCACAAACTGGGGGGAAACATAACCAAAACTACTTTTATTGCAAGATAAGtagaaaaatatgtattttgtttagAACTTATCGTCTCCGTCTTACCTCATGAATTCTGTCTTGCCAGCCATAAGAGATCTGCACAGGActcctctgtgtcactgttCTCCTTTCAGCCTGTTTCTCTACCAAAATGTCCATGGGCTCTGCAGGAGGGAACAGGCGCACCCAGAAATCCACAACACCGACAATTTCAGCTTCAGGGCcttagagagagacagagaaagacagaaatgtgtCTGATATGAGTTGATGCCTGTATTTTTCACACCAATAGAGTCTACCAAAGACAGTTAATAAGTAGGCTTTTAAgatatataatattttcatattataaaaatgttaacagACTGTGTGCAGGTGAAGAAGCATCACCTTCTGTATTAGGTTTAGGTGTCTGAAATGACTTACCTGTGATACTGACACGTCCAGCGATAtgctcccctctcctctccatggCACCCATGAGAGACATCTGCCCACTTCCATGTGTCACAAATCTGACCCCTCCTACTGCCTGGTGGAGCTCCACTCTGACCCTTGACCCCTGACCTCCCAACTTGCCCAGATCGCGGGCTGTTAGAGCGTAGCGGGACGTGAAGCCGTAGTTGGGCTGACTGCCTGAAACAAGAGGAGTGGAGTGCACCTCAAAGTCCAGGAGGCTGTAGGTGCAGAAGGTCACAATGTCCTCGCTGCTGTCCACTCCTGCATGGATCCTGCCCATAATCCGAAGCCCTGCTGGGGTGAAGGTGGCACCCTGGAGGAGCAAAAACAGCAGATATCAGCTTCCTGGGAGACTTGCGTGGAATTATTTAGGATAAAAAAATTGTTCAGATACAAGGTCTGAGTTTTCACCCTAAGGTGGATCTCCAGCAAGGACTCCCCAGCTCTCAGCTGAGAAAAAGACATGTCGTCTTCAATGGGCTGTACCACTTCCTGATCTCCTGCTGGCCAGGTGTACTGTATTGGTATGGTCCGTTTGTAGTTCCTGGGGCTGTATGCTAACTCTTTCAACTGAGCTTTTGAGTACAAAGACATAAAGGTTAGAGATTCTGAAGGGAGCACTTTTTCACTAATGCTACCTACCCAGTTGTGTTCTAAACAAACCTGCATACCAATCAATGTCTGAATAAGATTACAAAAAGAGTACTTCATTCTGAACGTTATTCTTTATGATACAGGGTGATCTTGCCTTTGCTGTTACTGTTGTTCATACCTTGCAGAGTGTTGATCTGAAGAGCTCTTTTTGATAAAAGTTTGTCTTTCTCTgccatcctcctcctgctctcctccctctctctctccatcctctggCTGACCGTGTTCAACTCTTCCTTCGGGTTAAAATGGGGAAGAgaaaaaactgagagaaaattGATGATAGGAATGACAACACTATCAGTGATGCCTGTAATTCAGTATTGTGTGAAGTTCCAATCAGGAAGACTCTCTTCATATTTACtctatatatttacacacacactctctctgttcCTGCTTTCAACTCAGTCAGTCTATGTACCTGCAGGTCTTTACTGATTCGGTGCTCCAGCAGTAGAAGGTTTCTGGTTTTCTGTAACTCCAGCACAGCCTCAGCATGCGATGCCTGGATGTTTACCAGCTCATGAGGTGCATCCTCCACCTTCCCATCAGCCCAGAGGAAACGCAgaccctctctgctctcctgctgcATCCTAAATGCCTGTAATTGGAGGGAGAGCATAACAGAAAATTTGAAAGCAATTTATTTAGTCACTTAAAGCAGTGAGCTACAAGAGACTACAAACCTTGATCTGAACAAGAGTTTCACTAAGCTCCTCAACACTCATGTCAAACTCctagaagagaggaaaaagagaggatCATAACTGTGTCAGGATATGTGCCAAAAGCAAgataacacacagaaaacacagacagatgtgtgaATCAGCTGTTCAGGAGTATATTATTCAGTTCTTCATCTCTGACCTTAGTGACCGAGTCCAGTCTGTCCTGCAGAGCAGAGACCTGCTCTCTGTACTGGAGAACCTCCCGTTCTAGATGCTCTCGTTTGTCTTTCATcatcacagaaaacatcacaggacatagaaataaataaatgagattgtacatttatttgttgTCCTAAGTTTCTATTTAGGGAATCTATTTGCTTTTTGTAGCAGAAgacaggtgtttcaggtgttgtCAAAATGTATCTTCAACAGTGAATCTTCATTGATTATTTCcaaatcaatttttttcatcaaaCTGCAGCAGATGCAGCGGCAACATGCTGAGACTCCtacctctttctctgtctctctgctcctctaACATGTCCTTTTCTTGTCTCAGTTTCTCTTTGTCCAGCTCCattctgcctctctgctccctctctgctgtcagcaTTTCCTCCACTCTCCGGATATCCAGCCTGCTGAGGTTTTCCCCCACATCCTCACTCCTCCGGACCACCTCGCTATGTCTTTCCACATGGCCATCATGGTTGGCAGATAAAGTACTAGGAAAGAGAACAAGCAGGTATTTACAACATGTAATGTGTTATATTGTAACATTTTGTAATATTCACCTTTTTAAATCAGTAGTATTGATTTGATATCGTCATTTAAGATGTAACAAGAATTCATAGCTGTCAAACCAAGCCAAGCCAATTCTGAAGTTTCATGTGCTCTTGACAGCATGCATCCTTATCTATATTTTCCAGAGAGGCAAAGATTTTATCCGTCTGGCCTCCTAATTAATGTGGTCCATTACATCTTAGAGACTGTTTTGCAAGAGGACCTTAACTCTTACCTCTCTAGTAGAGTGTCATAGTTTTCTTTTATCagatccctctctccctccaggtcTGATATCCTCTCCTGTAGCTGAAAcaagatgaatgaaatgaatatatTTCTTACATGCTCTCTAGTCTTTTATGATGAAACTTCTGCCCCTCACTATCATCTGTGGTTTTCTCTCTAAGTTGTAATctatacatgcacatacagatgCAGTACCTTGTCCAGAGTCTGTAGAGACAGGGTAGCAGAGGTAAGATGCCCCTCCAGTGCCagcgctctctgtctctcctgcttcAGCTGTTCAGTCAGCTCCTCCACTTTCTCCAGCAGAGCACCCTGGCTTTCCCTCAGTGATCTCTGACTCTGGGGTGAAAACATTACACAGTCAAAATGTATATGACCAAAAACTAATCTATGAGTCCTTACTCATGTAGTAACATATTCAATGTATTCATTGATCTTTGTTTGTGACAAGGTTTCCACCTCTTCCAGCTGATTCTCATATGCctgtaaagacagaaagaaagaaagaaagaaacaaaattagTAAGAGAAGAATAAACAACTTATGTACAGAATAAATGGCTGACAGAAGTCTTACTTCTTGCAGGTCCTTGAACTTTTGCTGTGTAACTCTCAGGGCGGTGCTCTTGTCTGAAAGCTGCTTTTGTAGACGAATCAGATCCATGTTCTCTCTGATAGTTATCctgacaggaaaatgaaaatgtaatattttatttatattgttgttgtaCAAGTAGTTGTAGCAGTAGCTGCAGTAAGAGTGGCTACTGGTGGAAAGAGCACTGCAATGAAGATGAGAAGGTGCTACTTCAGTAATATTTTACTTATTGTATAAATCAAGTTTTAAAAATCTACTTGAGAAAACTGGAGTAACATTGGTAgaagtagtaataataatagtagtaagtagtaatagtaatattAGTGGCAGTGATATTTCTGATGTAGccacctgtgtctgtctgactgatgCTTCCTCATCTCTCTCGCGGTTCcttctatctctttctctttctctctcagtgtgtctctgagGGCCTGGGCAgtcagctccagctctgccaCCCTCACCTGCTCTGTCAAACCGGACCTGCTGGATGGGAGAGGTGGTGAGGTCAAGGTGGGGGCATGGGGGAGTTGGGACAGAGGACAAACACAGGTAGTGGGAAGAAGGGAGAATGATGAGATGACAATTTTCTGGTTTTCCTTGTATTGTGTAGATAGGAGCTGATGAGAGTGTAATCACAAGTAAAGCAGTTTGAGGCTTTGGCAGGACACTGGTGATATTGCACTCTGAAATTTTATGGAGCTATTGAATTGATCCATAGGCAGATATTTACTCACAgtcctgagcagagagagtCTCTTTAAGAATTTCTGTTTTGGTCATCCAATATATTACGCACTAGAAACTTAcaatctctccatctctgccctGCTGTCTTCCATCATGGGGCCGTAGCGGGGTGGGGCTGTCTGGGCTGCCCTCCTGACTGCACCCTCCACTTCCATACTTTTACCTGtcaagaagaagagaaagagacgaGTAAAGTCAGAGATGGAAGAGGAAGCAGTAGTCATCCTGGCCTCTATTTACATGCTAGATTTtttccacaacacacacaaacctttgcTGAACCTGTATGTTGTGCGTCCACCCAGGTCCATGATATGCTGCTTAGCCAGGCTAAGTTTGTTCTGTAGCACCCCTTTCTGGCTCTCCAGCATAGCCACACAAGCTTCCAGCTCCTGTATGGTGTCCTCCATGTCCCTGTCCTTCACACCACTAGAACCAGGACGGGCCTGACGAAGGCGCATCAGTCTGGTGGACATCCTGGGACAAGGAGGGGGAGTTAAATCAGCCTTATTAGGGCCTTTGTCTTTATCATATATCTCTCTGAATAACATACTGCAACAAAGATGAACATCCGTAATAACTGAGATGCAATGGATGTGCTCTCATTGGCCCATATGTCTGGTATTAGGTGTAGTCATTAGAATGTGTTTCAATGtttctgtgttaatgtgtctTACCTGCATAGCCTCTGCTCCTGTGTACGTGAGTGTTGCCTCAGCACACTGTTCTCCTCCTGCAGTCGCAGACACAGGTCCTCAAGGTGCTCTCTAGGAAACCGAAACAGGCGCTGAGGATCTACTGGAGAGCGGGAGAGAAGTggccaaaaacacagaaaaacactttctcACTTTGCATGTTTGATGCAGAAGCAGTTGCTTATATATTGTATGCTTTCCATCGAAGGTCTGAAAGTTGGAATCCAACAGGATTCGTTTTGTAAAGTGGATTTTACCTTTAGTCTTCATGACATGATGCTTCTTCCATTGCTTCACATCACGTACTGTGTCTGGGGAAAAACAGCAGGGTGgtgacatttacagacacagttgtatttacagacacacaaatgtaaacaaattcacatttattGCACAATTCACAAAAACCTAGAGTATCAACCCCCAGTCCTAACCCCCACTCTCAATATTAATGACTATTCTTAATATTTTGATTAGGATGTAGATAATTTATATCTCCAGCAGATCATCAGCTCTGTTGCTCTGTGCTAAAACATCTGCATTATATATGTttgttaatattaaaatctgACAGGTTCTAATGGTTTTGTTGAtgatattggcttttttttccatatgaTACTTCATGATAAGTGATTGCacatatgaattaaaaaattgGTCTCCTAAAATTCATTCACAATCAAATTGAGTTCAtgatatttaatgtttaaaatgaattaaatgaaagcCCAACTAAAACAATGAGGATTTTAACCAGTACAAACTAATAAATAGCCAGTCTCAACCAGCTAtcttcattttgtcatttctcGATGGACATATCTCccaaaattcatttttaatttctttgccTATGATCTCTGTTGTTAATACATAGAAAATGTTaccattgcacacacacacctgggatAGTTGGCATAAGCCCCCCCCTCATCATTCCCACATCTCTGACTGGGAGATCTCCGGCTGTCTCATCCATGACTGGCGACATCACAGCTCTCCACTCCGACTCAGACAGTAAGAAAGGTCCAGTCTTCGAAAAGTCACAACAGCAAACATGTCACACTGATATTGACTGCTGGTTCACTGGTCTGCATCCAGGTGAAGTGACAAACTGGAATGTGgatgaaaaatactttttttattaaagattCTTATGACTGAGgcacaacagagaaaaaagagaaaaacacattactaGAGAGCCTTAAAATATTAGCAATTAGTGgtagttttttgacattgtggTGAATTAATTCTTTATTTCAACACTTGCTTCACTGTGGGGATTAATTTAGATCCAGGCTGCTGGCAGAAATACCTTCCATTACACAACATACAGAGATGAACTTTTAAACAAAGTTGTCAAAATGGCAACAGTTTtagctttattatacttttattttaaatgatgtcTTTTGGCAATTAGCTGTTTCAAGGTCTACACTGATGTACAGTTAGTGATTAACAGTAGGCATTATACTGGTCGGACAGTGGGACATTTTGATATTCCCTCCTACACTAAACACTAAAAACTATATTATCTAAAAATTCAACTTACCCTTTTTAGCTGGCCTTCTAAAGTAAGTTTACCTCTAGTGAAGAAATGTATAGCATTCCTGGTTTCGCCTGGTGTCCATTGTAATCTGTAGGCTCTCTAGATGTGTGTCTCCGCCCTGTGCTTACATGATATCAGTTTTAATCCCTCTTCATCCCTTCCacccttctctcttcttttacaGCCACTTTTATCTCAGTCATTACAGATGTCTCCTGGTTGAAATTCTCTCAGCAATTTACAACAGTGTTAAATGATTACTAGCaatgactttgtgtttgtgtgcatgtatttagTTCAGTGACATACCTGTGAGTTTCCACTATCTGTGTATAATTCCTCCTCCCAAGACTCAGTCTTGAAGTCTGCCTCAGTGCTCCATCTGCCTTGGGGCTAATCTCGTCTCTGTGCTAATCTGATTAGCAACCGTCAGGTTGTAGAATCTAGCCTGTAGCCTGTAATGGCTATGGACAAATATTATTTGAAAGGGGCAGGTATATGCTCAAGGTGTTACTTTTTGATCAAGCACAAGTGATGGGAAgatgaatgaggaggaggaggaggaaaggttAGCAGGTACAACAGTTTGAAGTTTATTGAAGGAGGGAGGCAAATTAAAAATAGGATATTAATTATTCATCCATATCTGAAAGTAGTTACTGTTGTGAATGAAACATCAAATAGGGATGAAGAGCATAACTAATCACGTTTCTGTACAATAGATTTCAGAAGACAATGTTTGAAAATCATGAAACAAAAACCATAAGTGTTTGAAATGACACAGACAACAATCTTATGctgttttaaatgagaaaacTATAAACAGACTGAATACACATTTGACATCATATTGTAATATCATCTAAATCCCCGCCTCCATTGACTCCACTGACAGGGCAGAGGGTAAGTGGTGAGCTGTTATTGCCACCATCACTCATTTCTGGGTTAAAAAAGGGAAACATGGCCTCAGTGAATTGGAACTTTGTAAAGGAATAGATGTGTGACTGGGCCTGTGCATCATAAAAGGACACCGTCCCATCTTCGTAATCCAAAAACACCCCAAGAACCTGTGGCCTCTGAGCgagacacagcagctctgcctgTCCTGCACATGCCCGGTACTCACTGCCCTTCctcaaacaaacagtcagataGCCTTCCTCTGGGCACAGTGTCACCACGCCTTTCCTCTTGACTGACTGTTGAGCTACACCCAAGTCCCACGCTGTCTTGTCTGTCACGTCCACCTCCCAGTAGTGCCTCCCTGTGGTGAAACCCTGCATAGCAAGAGCACTTCAGGTCactgtttatttctcagtgtgtgaaacagaaagacatAATATTCTTGAAGGGACAAACATATACAAAGATCTTTATTTACCTGGGTGGCAATGACACATGGTGCTGTGTCAAAACGCTCTGGTATGTCCACCAAGTTCTGCTCAACATCTCCATCCCAGACCTGTGTCCCATCCTCTGACAGAACCAGCCAAGGGTTGGCTGTCCCAGGGTCCAGATGAACATCAGCTGGTAGACAGATACAATTTATATGGAACTTAAACTTCATAATCCTCTTTAcataaattattcttttttatttgtttccatCAGTTAAggcattcagaaaaaaataatgcaacaaGTACTTGATGAAAAGTTACTAAGTTAGTGTTTCTCATTGTTACAAAGGCAGGTAATATCCAGTTGCATGAGTACTTTAAGTATCCTGTGGACTTTCCCTATGGCAATATACACACAATATGCACAGATGATTTGCAGTTTTGTTGGTTGATTTCATGGCTGAGAAAGTATTCAATCACTGAACCCAATCAGAGCAGaagcaattaatcaattaatcaattagtcaactGTCAGAAAATTAATCGCCAAGATTTTGGTAATCAACTAATTTCTCTGGTAAttcatcaagcaaaaatgccaaataaatgaCAGGttacattttctaaaatgtgaggatttgctgctctACTAATTTATTTTGGTTGAACAAAATAAGCATGGTGACATCACCACCATCTTTTCTTCATAATGCTTTAGGAACTTGTGATGGATATCAGTCAcaatttgttgacatttttagactaaacaatacattttaaaaattcaatagATTAGAATGAAGACAAATGTTGCAGACTTAAACCTTTTCAGATGTAACTGTAACTATGTCagatttcctttcctttttttttactcccttcCAGTGGATTTTATaccattttcttattttctgtccattgatattatatttattgACACTAATTTTGAagagaaacaggacaaagatgtaacaaagacaaaacagtgacagatgCTGAAAGATGTGAGACTATTTGTTTTACTGTCTAAGTCAAACTGTACCTGCATATTGCTTCATCTTCTCATGCGctgtaaattaattaaaatatatgagCAATACAAACAGTGGTCATGTGTTCAAGCTGTGGTCAGTGACATTcaattaaagctgctgttttttacATTGAGTACTGTTGTAGTGCAGTTATCATTGACCTTGAGTAGAAAGCTTTTTCAAAGCCAACTGGATCTGCTCTTCAGTGTTGGCCACGGCTCTCCTTACAGTCCCCAAACATGTGTCTGAATGGACAGTGATGTCAGAGCAGGCTTTGGCAGATGGAGGTGAACTCAGAGCCGGAAACCTCtgacaaaataagacaaaaaagagagaaatggctTTAAAGCAGAGATGAGACCAGACAATATGACACGAGATGGGAATAAAGATGACACTGTAAGAGCAAACTTCACTTTAGTTAGAGAATTCTTTTCTTCATAATGCTGTCTGACAACTCTGCTTTAAGTATCGATTTCTCCCTGTTTGACAATCACATTTACGGTcagtttttctctcttattATTGAGAAGAAGTAGTGCCTCTTGTTGCAAGACAACTGAACAAATGATCCTTCTTTCACTGAAACTCAATCTCTTAATATTGTTTCAGGCTAATGATAGTAATTACACTGACTGCTCCTCTTTCCGTTTTGCTGTGAGTTGACTCCTGACCTGCAGAAGATGCAGGTGGTCCTCAGAGTGAGAAAACTGCACCAtctcatttctcttcctctccagctcACTAAtttccagctccagctctgcgATGAGCCTCTCtgccctctcctctgctgctgcctgcttcTTCTGGATCGTGTCCACCAGCTCAGCCTGACTTCTCTCCATGGAACGAAACAGTACAGAGAAGACCTCCATGCTTTCACTAATGTCCCTCTTTGAGTTTTGCTGGAGATATTGAATAAGGAAAAATAACTAAATGGGTTATACAGTACATATGGATAAAAGGAATGTAGTGGAGTGTGCATAGCAGAAAAAGTATTGTACTACTGCAATCCGAAAACATACATTTACTTGAATGGGAACTTTTGGACCCCATACGAGGGGTCACTAAATGGATGTGAAAACCATATGCTATGGCCTTCACAGTctttgaagctgttctggcgGCTTATTGTGGCCaaacaccttactaagacactttatgttggtttttcctgtaatttgtctgtgtgtgtatatatacaaccaatatatgtatatatatatatatatatatatatatatatatatatatatatatatatatacacatatatatatacatatatatatgccaTAGCATATGCGAAGGCATATGCgaaggccatagcatatgattcatatatatatatatatatatatatatatatatatatatatatgtatatgtatatgtattagTTGAATTGGTTGATTAAGTTTTACGTTTCTTGTTGTTGGTTGCAtcttttcagcctcttttccTACTTTCTTATACATTCTAAAGTGCTGCTTCTTTGGCCCAGTTTTCCTACAGAAACATCCAGTGATCTTATATGAACTCACTTTGCTGAGCTCCACAGAGTGTTTGATCTCCTCCGCTTTCTGCAGCCTGTCCTGGATCATCTGCTTAACATCAGCCTCCATCCTTTTCATCTGAGCCTGAACATTACATACATTGATTAAACCCAAAACTGGAATCAAAGTCCAAAGGCTGTCAAAGAATTTGATGGGATGATGGCAAAATGATGATGGGGAGTTAAGGacctcaccttttttttctgactctCTCGCTCCACTGGGACAGTGTCATGACAGCGGTGGTCGGTCTCGGTGcacagcacgcacacacacctctggtCACTCCGGCAATACAGTTCCAGGAGCCTTTGGTGCTTTTTACACATCCTGCTCTCCAGCATTGCAATAGGTTCAATCAACTTGTGAATCTTCAAGGTGGCAACTCTCAGGTGAGGCTCCAGGTGGCTCTCACAGTACGAGGTCAGACACATGAGGCAGGACTTCAAAGCCTTTGTTTGCTTCCCAACGCACACATCACAATGGATGCTTTTTCCTGGTATGATGTCATTCTGCCTTCTTGCTCGGATCTGCTCTGACATTTCCTTGGCGAAATAGTTTTCACAAAGCTCTGGACGGCCCTCAAAGACTGTCTGACATTTAGGGCAGCTGATGGCAAGGCTGCTGTCCCAGTGTGATGTGATGCAGGTGAAGCAGAAGCTGTGACCACAGGGAATGGAGACTGGCTCAAAGAAAACATCCTCACAGATGCAACACTGAAACTGCACATCTGACAGGAGAGTGCAGGGTGAAGCCATGACCtgagaaaataagaaagaagATCAGTATTAACTGAttatgaagaaataaataattctgAGTCACAGAGGAAATTTATTTTGGTGACATTACCAATcactttaaaaacagacatttaccATATGGTTATAGACCACAGAATTTCCTCCCTTTTGTCATTAATGTGGGCACTATAACTACTTTTTTGTACAACCAGAAACATCTGAACTTGCTTATCATTAACTTTAAACAATTCACAGCTGCCCACTGGCCAAAGTCCAGCTGCATGGTCATGACTCAGCTTCTCACTCACTCTCGGAAACTCACTCTCAATTCAGCTTCAGTCATGGACTGAATACACTAGAAATAAAATCCAGATACTAACATGCATGCTCCTTTCCACCCAGTGTAATTCATCATCCTGCAAGTGTTTTACTGTACCACGCTCCCATAATTGTCCACCCCACCGAAAGATGGCAAATGGCTTCAAATATTAGTCCCTCTTATATTCCACTATAGCTTCCTGGTAAAAGACATCATAGACATCATTGAAATTATTGTATCTGTTTACTTAAACATACTCATCTGTTAGTTTGTCTTGATCTTACCTTGTTGCTCAACGTGAAACTTGACCTCTGAGGTAGCAAAGGCAAACACAGGGACTGCAAAGCTAAAGTCCTCCTTGTTTTCTGTTACCACTCCCTCTggaattttttttccctccaaagcTTTATaaccaaaatgtttttccaagGTGGGAGGAGTAATGTCTAGATCAGCTGCCTCACTGGGTTTGTATTGTGTAgcatttctttgtattttactcTATAATAGTGTTATATTTGCACTGTTTTGAAATGCATTGCAAGACAATCACATTTATCACTTCACCACTCAAAAGGctctttatttcaaattgacaGGAACATACTATGTATATTCACGCAGCATGAGGTAATTACAGTGCTGTATATTTGTTTTGGGAATGATCCCTGCACGTGTTATAGCTACATGGAGCACATGAGGTAAGAAATGTATAAAGTTCTTTCAAAACATCACATAAAGATAATGCTATGCACAAAGGAAGTAGAAGATCTGGACAATTAGTTGTGAATGGTagtgaaaaaaagtaaaatacaaaaaacaaacaaaactttagAAAGAcatttgctttctctctgtgtaaaaTTATCATTGCACGCTAAAGTTGCTAAATGGTACGTTGAATTATTTTGAATAGTAAATAcaaaaaagtatattaaggtcATTAGTAATGCATACTGAATAGTATTGTTGTATAAATTTGAGATAGGGTTATTTTAAGAAAATTCTCCAAATAGGTGAAACtacatttcatttgataaaATTGATTTCCcatcataattttttttgcaattcACTTCAAGGAAagcaatttaaaatgttaaatctcTAATCAAcataaaaacttgtttttgctttgcagAACCATATCATCTTGTCTTTCCTTCACTGGTCTCATGTCTCAACAGACTTAACCCTGCAGGGACTTCAACTGTGGCAACAATCTGTATTGTCTGCAGAGctagacacatgcacacacaaaacaaaaagatattaATGCTTGACACAATAAATTGTAGATTATTTGAATCAGATGTGAATACAAACTAGGCATGACATTAGTCTCAACTCTGCCAACACACTCTCTATATATGAGTTTGACAGCTGAATAGTTGACTTTAATTTGATGTTCAATCCAACAAAATG
It encodes:
- the btr33 gene encoding E3 ubiquitin-protein ligase TRIM39 isoform X1; translated protein: MHVMASPCTLLSDVQFQCCICEDVFFEPVSIPCGHSFCFTCITSHWDSSLAISCPKCQTVFEGRPELCENYFAKEMSEQIRARRQNDIIPGKSIHCDVCVGKQTKALKSCLMCLTSYCESHLEPHLRVATLKIHKLIEPIAMLESRMCKKHQRLLELYCRSDQRCVCVLCTETDHRCHDTVPVERESQKKKAQMKRMEADVKQMIQDRLQKAEEIKHSVELSKQNSKRDISESMEVFSVLFRSMERSQAELVDTIQKKQAAAEERAERLIAELELEISELERKRNEMVQFSHSEDHLHLLQRFPALSSPPSAKACSDITVHSDTCLGTVRRAVANTEEQIQLALKKLSTQAHEKMKQYAADVHLDPGTANPWLVLSEDGTQVWDGDVEQNLVDIPERFDTAPCVIATQGFTTGRHYWEVDVTDKTAWDLGVAQQSVKRKGVVTLCPEEGYLTVCLRKGSEYRACAGQAELLCLAQRPQVLGVFLDYEDGTVSFYDAQAQSHIYSFTKFQFTEAMFPFFNPEMSDGGNNSSPLTLCPVSGVNGGGDLDDITI
- the btr33 gene encoding E3 ubiquitin-protein ligase TRIM39 isoform X4, with product MHVMASPCTLLSDVQFQCCICEDVFFEPVSIPCGHSFCFTCITSHWDSSLAISCPKCQTVFEGRPELCENYFAKEMSEQIRARRQNDIIPGKSIHCDVCVGKQTKALKSCLMCLTSYCESHLEPHLRVATLKIHKLIEPIAMLESRMCKKHQRLLELYCRSDQRCVCVLCTETDHRCHDTVPVERESQKKKAQMKRMEADVKQMIQDRLQKAEEIKHSVELSKRFPALSSPPSAKACSDITVHSDTCLGTVRRAVANTEEQIQLALKKLSTQAHEKMKQYAADVHLDPGTANPWLVLSEDGTQVWDGDVEQNLVDIPERFDTAPCVIATQGFTTGRHYWEVDVTDKTAWDLGVAQQSVKRKGVVTLCPEEGYLTVCLRKGSEYRACAGQAELLCLAQRPQVLGVFLDYEDGTVSFYDAQAQSHIYSFTKFQFTEAMFPFFNPEMSDGGNNSSPLTLCPVSGVNGGGDLDDITI
- the btr33 gene encoding E3 ubiquitin-protein ligase TRIM39 isoform X2, which codes for MASPCTLLSDVQFQCCICEDVFFEPVSIPCGHSFCFTCITSHWDSSLAISCPKCQTVFEGRPELCENYFAKEMSEQIRARRQNDIIPGKSIHCDVCVGKQTKALKSCLMCLTSYCESHLEPHLRVATLKIHKLIEPIAMLESRMCKKHQRLLELYCRSDQRCVCVLCTETDHRCHDTVPVERESQKKKAQMKRMEADVKQMIQDRLQKAEEIKHSVELSKQNSKRDISESMEVFSVLFRSMERSQAELVDTIQKKQAAAEERAERLIAELELEISELERKRNEMVQFSHSEDHLHLLQRFPALSSPPSAKACSDITVHSDTCLGTVRRAVANTEEQIQLALKKLSTQAHEKMKQYAADVHLDPGTANPWLVLSEDGTQVWDGDVEQNLVDIPERFDTAPCVIATQGFTTGRHYWEVDVTDKTAWDLGVAQQSVKRKGVVTLCPEEGYLTVCLRKGSEYRACAGQAELLCLAQRPQVLGVFLDYEDGTVSFYDAQAQSHIYSFTKFQFTEAMFPFFNPEMSDGGNNSSPLTLCPVSGVNGGGDLDDITI
- the btr33 gene encoding E3 ubiquitin-protein ligase TRIM39 isoform X3; amino-acid sequence: MHVMASPCTLLSDVQFQCCICEDVFFEPVSIPCGHSFCFTCITSHWDSSLAISCPKCQTVFEGRPELCENYFAKEMSEQIRARRQNDIIPGKSIHCDVCVGKQTKALKSCLMCLTSYCESHLEPHLRVATLKIHKLIEPIAMLESRMCKKHQRLLELYCRSDQRCVCVLCTETDHRCHDTVPVERESQKKKAQMKRMEADVKQMIQDRLQKAEEIKHSVELSKQNSKRDISESMEVFSVLFRSMERSQAELVDTIQKKQAAAEERAERLIAELELEISELERKRNEMVQFSHSEDHLHLLQRFPALSSPPSAKACSDITVHSDTCLGTVRRAVANTEEQIQLALKKLSTQADVHLDPGTANPWLVLSEDGTQVWDGDVEQNLVDIPERFDTAPCVIATQGFTTGRHYWEVDVTDKTAWDLGVAQQSVKRKGVVTLCPEEGYLTVCLRKGSEYRACAGQAELLCLAQRPQVLGVFLDYEDGTVSFYDAQAQSHIYSFTKFQFTEAMFPFFNPEMSDGGNNSSPLTLCPVSGVNGGGDLDDITI